The Thiothrix subterranea genome has a segment encoding these proteins:
- a CDS encoding ATP-binding protein: MPQHQLTLFEEFSYFEGADVEYKSAKGGLPSTLWETYSGFANTGGGTLYLGITQTDADSLDIHGLPIAAAEKLRTDFWNTLNNRGKVSINLLSNGDVSLIPLPDASKVVIRIHVPPASRTQKPVYIGQNPLFGTYRRYHEGDYRCSEDEVRRMFADQSSEPADSRILQHFGWNDLDKDSIRQFRNRFASRDPYHAWLEEDDLGLLTKLGGWRRDRASGQEGLTLAGLLMFGKHEAITDPAAIPGFHVDYRERVLDDPAMRWSDRVYPDGKWEANLFQFYQRIILKLSTNPNLKNPFRRDKEGYRQAGTEVHEALQEALVNAIIHADYAGMGGIVVECYPDRFEFANPGSLLVSREQLLLGGTSECRNKALQKMFQMLGAGDKAGSGLDKIRRGWATRQWQAPALRETLRPDRVYLILSMLSILSTETLEQLALQFGETFRQLNQEEVQTLVITAQEEQISNQRLQEMLPLHRVDITQMLRGLVQKGMLIVSGTGRGTRYRLPPNEQISNDNDTSSPVNETTPVTNETTPVLNETTLPTILSAIAEPARQNKRLSASDMRNIILQLCAYGFLPMHQLADLLKRDARNLRNRYVSQMVSEGLLELRHPENLNHHDQAYRRKSMDAL; this comes from the coding sequence ATGCCCCAACACCAACTCACCCTGTTTGAAGAATTCTCCTACTTTGAAGGCGCAGATGTCGAATACAAAAGTGCCAAAGGTGGCTTGCCCAGCACCTTGTGGGAAACCTATAGCGGTTTTGCCAACACCGGCGGCGGCACGCTTTACCTAGGCATTACCCAAACCGATGCAGACAGTTTGGATATTCACGGTCTGCCCATTGCCGCTGCGGAAAAGCTACGTACCGATTTCTGGAACACCCTCAATAACCGTGGCAAAGTCAGCATCAACCTATTGAGCAACGGGGATGTTTCCCTAATCCCCTTACCCGACGCAAGCAAAGTTGTTATCCGCATTCACGTGCCACCTGCCAGCCGCACCCAAAAGCCTGTTTACATTGGTCAAAATCCCTTATTCGGTACTTACCGCCGCTACCATGAGGGTGATTACCGTTGCAGCGAGGACGAAGTGCGGCGCATGTTTGCCGACCAATCCAGCGAACCCGCCGACAGTCGCATTTTGCAACACTTTGGCTGGAATGATCTCGATAAAGATTCCATTCGCCAATTCCGCAACCGCTTTGCGTCGCGTGACCCATACCATGCGTGGTTGGAAGAGGATGATCTTGGCTTGCTGACAAAGCTAGGCGGGTGGCGACGCGACCGCGCCAGTGGACAAGAAGGGCTAACGCTGGCAGGGCTACTGATGTTTGGCAAACACGAAGCCATTACCGATCCGGCTGCGATCCCCGGCTTTCATGTCGATTACCGCGAACGGGTATTGGATGACCCCGCCATGCGCTGGTCAGACCGTGTATACCCAGATGGCAAATGGGAAGCCAATTTATTTCAATTTTACCAGCGGATTATTCTAAAACTCAGCACCAACCCCAACCTGAAAAATCCTTTTCGGCGCGACAAAGAAGGCTATCGGCAAGCCGGTACAGAAGTCCACGAAGCCCTGCAAGAAGCCTTGGTCAATGCCATCATTCATGCCGACTACGCAGGCATGGGGGGTATTGTGGTGGAGTGTTACCCCGACCGTTTTGAATTTGCGAATCCCGGTAGCTTACTCGTATCACGCGAACAATTACTTTTGGGTGGAACAAGCGAATGCCGCAACAAAGCCTTACAAAAAATGTTTCAAATGCTCGGAGCGGGCGACAAAGCCGGTTCTGGTCTCGACAAAATCCGCCGTGGCTGGGCAACGCGACAGTGGCAAGCACCAGCATTGCGCGAAACGCTCAGACCTGACCGGGTATACCTCATCCTGTCCATGCTCAGCATCCTATCCACGGAAACACTGGAACAACTGGCGCTACAGTTTGGCGAAACCTTCCGGCAGCTAAATCAAGAGGAAGTCCAAACACTGGTCATAACGGCTCAGGAAGAACAAATTTCCAACCAACGCCTACAAGAAATGTTGCCGTTGCATCGGGTTGATATTACCCAGATGTTACGTGGACTGGTGCAAAAAGGCATGTTGATCGTATCAGGCACAGGGCGCGGAACACGTTATCGTTTGCCGCCAAATGAACAAATATCAAACGACAATGATACAAGCTCTCCTGTCAATGAGACCACCCCGGTGACTAATGAGACCACCCCAGTGCTCAATGAGACCACGCTGCCGACCATATTGTCGGCTATTGCTGAACCCGCTCGGCAAAACAAACGGCTATCAGCATCTGACATGCGCAACATCATTTTGCAACTTTGCGCGTATGGCTTTTTACCCATGCACCAATTAGCCGATTTACTCAAACGGGATGCCCGCAATCTGCGAAACCGCTACGTTAGCCAAATGGTCAGTGAGGGATTACTGGAATTACGCCACCCAGAAAATCTTAACCATCACGACCAAGCCTACCGCCGTAAATCAATGGACGCGCTATGA
- a CDS encoding RNA-binding domain-containing protein, whose amino-acid sequence MATLTPQQLETILAQGEDSQHQFKRNITNVDAFAAELVAFANTGGGHLIIGVEDSGNVTGLSREDIARLNQLLSNAASQHVRPPLHPTTQNMTLEQGMIMVVSVPEGLNKPYMDNQARIWVKAGADKRHVTAREEIQRMFQAGGLVYAEETLILDSSSKDLHSLLLGNYIQHRYGKTLDELNLPLDQVIRSLKLGKDGELNLAGLLLFGQNPQQFRPVFMVKAVYIDGTNIASQHYRDSEDIEGPLINQYERALSFITRNLHRLQAGQGVNSLGKLEIPEIALQEVLVNALIHRDYFISAPIRILMFTDRVEIISPGHLPNHLTIEQIRFGLSNMRNPIIASHATRQMPYRGLGSGIPRALEHYAFIQFIDDRAGNQFKVIMQRPQTG is encoded by the coding sequence ATGGCAACACTCACCCCACAACAGCTTGAAACCATCCTAGCCCAAGGCGAAGACAGCCAGCACCAGTTCAAGCGTAACATCACTAACGTCGATGCCTTCGCCGCTGAACTCGTGGCATTCGCCAATACCGGCGGTGGGCATCTCATCATTGGTGTAGAAGATAGCGGCAACGTCACCGGATTAAGCCGCGAAGACATTGCCCGCCTGAATCAATTGTTATCCAACGCTGCCTCCCAACATGTGCGCCCGCCGCTGCACCCCACCACGCAAAACATGACGCTCGAACAAGGCATGATCATGGTCGTCAGCGTGCCAGAAGGCTTGAATAAACCCTACATGGATAACCAAGCACGCATTTGGGTAAAAGCAGGCGCAGACAAACGTCACGTCACTGCCCGCGAAGAAATTCAGCGCATGTTTCAAGCAGGTGGCTTGGTGTATGCCGAAGAAACGTTGATACTAGACAGCAGCAGCAAAGATTTACACAGCCTGCTATTGGGCAACTACATCCAGCACCGCTACGGCAAAACACTGGATGAACTCAATTTGCCGCTGGATCAAGTCATTCGTAGCCTGAAACTGGGCAAAGATGGCGAACTGAATCTGGCAGGCTTGCTGCTATTTGGTCAAAATCCCCAGCAATTTCGCCCCGTATTCATGGTTAAAGCGGTCTACATCGACGGCACAAACATCGCCTCGCAACATTATCGTGATAGCGAAGACATCGAAGGCCCACTCATCAACCAATACGAACGCGCCCTATCCTTCATCACCCGTAACTTGCACCGCTTGCAAGCAGGGCAAGGTGTAAACAGCCTCGGTAAACTCGAAATCCCTGAAATCGCCTTGCAGGAAGTGCTAGTCAACGCGCTGATACACCGTGATTACTTCATTTCCGCCCCCATCCGCATCCTGATGTTTACCGATCGCGTGGAAATCATCAGCCCCGGTCATTTGCCCAACCATTTAACCATTGAGCAAATCCGCTTTGGCTTATCGAATATGCGTAATCCGATCATTGCCTCGCACGCTACCCGGCAAATGCCTTATCGTGGTTTAGGCAGCGGCATCCCACGTGCATTAGAGCATTACGCCTTTATCCAATTCATTGACGACCGCGCAGGCAACCAGTTCAAGGTGATTATGCAACGCCCGCAAACAGGTTAA
- a CDS encoding restriction endonuclease subunit S encodes MSINERQTCNFSSHENFVVFECVCRLLEKGYKPEHIELEPKWKLGHGASGGRADILVRDNTGKALLIIECKNAGSEFNKHWKKTLEDGDQLFGYAQQEPSAAFLCLYAADWLDDEVVYDSHIITLRDNEKLLEERKHQKPLSYQAAQDRTERFKAWKETYLLDYATQGLFEADIPPYEIGKKNFTVNDLKRISSKDTQGKHHAFATILRKYNVSGRENAFDKLINLFLCKVVDETNNAEDLKFYWKGVAYDSPFDLQDRLQLLYKEGMDRFLDEKITYIGNKEIDSAFWAYLGDEDATKNKIKEYFKELKYFTNNDFAFIEVHNENLFYQNAAVLRDIVRLFQDTRIKGETRNQFLGDMFEIFLDQGIKQSEGQFFTPMPITRFIIACLPLEKVILDNQHPPKCLDYACGAGHFLNELATQMQPYVEQHQKGDIGDFYREIEGIEKEYRLSKVAKVSAFMYGQDNIKITYADALSKLAHTPKNSYSVLVANPPYSVKGFLETLSEEEREGYSLTNTVQNTANNNSIETFFIERAKQLLAGDGVAGIIVPSSILSNADSTYIATREILLKYFDIIAICEFGSGTFGKTGTNTVTLFLRRKAAQPQPADHYRNRVNQWFTKPDDTNEQQRQGIFQDEHFIQKYCRHIGVELNDYKTLLMGETEGEANKELMQVEMFAEYRKAFDNLTSTVQRKKQKSFKDLNVIDQAIEMRKKLMAYIQGIEKEKLYYFVLATINPNKVVIVKSPSDTKEAKNFLGYEWSNAKGNEGIKLMIDAAGKHLTPLYDEDNPRNPDKINHYIERAFLGESLDNIPDHLQAFITPARLVDMLDFTRTDFNKQFSLTPKNTYKIETQWSIKKLSDLIEIIGGGTPDTKNASYWNGDIPWLSVVDFNSDERYVHTTEKTITEEGLKNSSTKYLQTNDLIISARGTVGALAQLSKPMTFNQSCYGLRAKNTITNDFLYYVLKQEIEQFKLNAYGSKFDSITTRTFDDIKIPVPPIPTQEKIVKECETVDSEVFSSKSIIDTSNNEIDSIISKVSAPLLKLYEVTSKIGSGATPRGGESSYKKHGISLIRSQNIYDDRFKEEGLAFIDDEQAKLLENVIVEENDVLFNITGASVARCYVIDKKYLPARVNQHVAIIRPTKEILPQYLHHILISPAIKKELLNIASGSSTREAITKSQLEEFKIPVPDLKTQQRIVAEITVLEQKIKAAQAVMDGAAARKAAIVKKHL; translated from the coding sequence TTGAGTATCAACGAACGTCAAACCTGCAATTTTTCGTCTCATGAGAATTTTGTGGTGTTTGAATGCGTTTGCCGCCTGCTGGAAAAAGGTTACAAACCTGAACACATCGAGCTAGAACCCAAGTGGAAGCTAGGGCATGGGGCAAGCGGTGGACGTGCTGACATTCTAGTACGCGATAACACAGGCAAGGCATTATTGATCATTGAATGCAAAAATGCAGGCAGTGAATTCAATAAACATTGGAAAAAAACACTGGAAGATGGCGACCAGTTATTTGGTTATGCTCAACAAGAACCCAGTGCCGCGTTCTTATGCCTGTACGCTGCCGACTGGCTGGATGATGAGGTAGTTTATGACAGCCACATCATCACGCTACGCGATAATGAAAAACTGCTCGAAGAACGTAAACACCAAAAACCGCTCAGTTACCAAGCCGCACAAGATCGCACCGAACGTTTCAAAGCATGGAAAGAAACCTATTTGCTGGACTACGCCACGCAAGGCTTGTTTGAAGCGGACATTCCCCCGTATGAAATCGGCAAAAAGAATTTCACCGTCAATGATTTAAAACGCATTTCCAGCAAGGATACCCAAGGCAAACACCATGCGTTCGCTACTATTTTGCGCAAATACAATGTATCGGGGCGTGAAAATGCGTTTGATAAACTCATCAACTTGTTTTTATGCAAGGTGGTAGATGAAACCAATAATGCCGAAGACCTGAAGTTTTATTGGAAAGGTGTCGCTTACGATTCACCGTTTGACCTGCAAGACCGTTTACAGTTGTTGTATAAAGAAGGCATGGATCGGTTTTTAGATGAGAAAATCACCTATATTGGCAATAAGGAAATTGACAGTGCTTTCTGGGCATATTTAGGTGATGAAGATGCGACTAAAAACAAAATCAAGGAATACTTTAAAGAGCTAAAATATTTTACCAACAATGATTTTGCTTTTATCGAAGTTCACAATGAAAACCTGTTCTACCAAAATGCGGCAGTATTGCGTGACATTGTGCGCTTATTTCAGGACACCCGAATCAAAGGTGAAACCCGCAATCAGTTTCTCGGCGATATGTTCGAGATCTTCCTTGACCAAGGCATTAAGCAAAGCGAAGGGCAATTCTTCACACCCATGCCCATTACTCGCTTCATCATTGCGTGCTTGCCGTTGGAAAAAGTGATTCTTGACAATCAACATCCGCCCAAGTGTTTGGACTATGCGTGTGGAGCGGGGCATTTCTTAAATGAATTGGCAACGCAAATGCAGCCTTACGTCGAACAACACCAAAAAGGTGATATTGGTGATTTTTACCGTGAGATTGAGGGGATTGAGAAAGAATACCGCCTGTCAAAGGTCGCCAAAGTATCCGCGTTCATGTATGGGCAAGATAACATCAAAATCACCTATGCGGATGCATTATCAAAATTGGCACATACACCGAAAAACAGTTATTCGGTATTGGTAGCCAACCCGCCTTACAGCGTCAAAGGTTTCTTGGAAACCTTGAGTGAAGAGGAACGCGAAGGCTATTCATTAACGAATACCGTACAAAATACGGCAAATAACAATTCTATCGAAACGTTTTTCATTGAACGTGCCAAGCAATTACTGGCTGGAGATGGCGTAGCGGGGATTATTGTCCCATCTTCCATTTTGTCGAACGCGGATTCTACTTACATTGCTACCCGTGAAATTCTGCTGAAGTATTTTGATATTATTGCTATCTGTGAATTTGGGTCGGGTACGTTTGGCAAAACAGGAACAAATACGGTAACACTGTTTTTACGCCGCAAAGCAGCCCAGCCGCAACCTGCTGATCATTACCGTAATCGGGTGAATCAGTGGTTCACCAAACCCGATGACACCAATGAACAGCAACGCCAAGGTATTTTTCAGGATGAGCATTTCATTCAAAAATATTGCCGTCATATCGGGGTTGAACTAAACGATTATAAAACGCTATTAATGGGCGAAACCGAAGGTGAAGCGAATAAGGAGCTGATGCAAGTCGAAATGTTTGCCGAATACCGCAAAGCCTTTGATAATCTTACTAGTACGGTACAACGCAAGAAACAGAAGTCTTTCAAAGACCTGAATGTGATTGATCAAGCGATTGAAATGCGTAAAAAACTGATGGCTTACATTCAGGGTATTGAAAAGGAAAAACTTTATTATTTTGTATTAGCCACGATCAACCCCAATAAAGTTGTGATAGTCAAAAGCCCCTCTGACACCAAAGAAGCCAAAAACTTTTTGGGGTATGAATGGAGCAATGCCAAAGGCAATGAAGGCATCAAACTCATGATCGACGCAGCGGGCAAACACCTCACCCCGCTTTACGACGAAGACAATCCGCGCAACCCTGACAAAATCAACCACTACATCGAACGCGCCTTTTTAGGCGAATCGCTCGACAACATCCCCGACCACCTACAAGCATTCATCACCCCTGCCCGCTTGGTCGACATGCTCGATTTCACCCGCACCGACTTCAACAAACAGTTCAGCTTAACACCTAAAAACACTTACAAAATTGAAACACAATGGTCAATCAAGAAACTTTCTGATTTGATCGAAATTATTGGAGGTGGTACACCTGATACCAAAAACGCGAGTTATTGGAACGGTGATATACCTTGGTTAAGTGTTGTGGATTTTAATTCAGATGAACGCTATGTGCATACAACAGAAAAAACCATTACAGAAGAAGGATTAAAAAATAGCAGCACAAAATACCTGCAAACTAATGATCTAATAATTTCAGCGCGTGGCACAGTTGGCGCATTAGCGCAGTTATCAAAACCTATGACCTTCAATCAGTCTTGTTATGGTTTGAGAGCTAAAAATACTATTACCAATGATTTCCTTTACTATGTTCTCAAACAAGAAATTGAACAGTTCAAACTCAATGCTTACGGCAGTAAATTTGACTCAATAACCACAAGAACATTCGACGACATAAAAATACCAGTGCCGCCAATACCGACTCAAGAAAAGATAGTAAAAGAATGTGAAACAGTAGATTCTGAAGTATTTTCTTCAAAATCAATCATTGATACATCCAATAATGAAATTGATTCAATCATCAGTAAAGTTTCTGCACCACTATTGAAACTTTATGAAGTGACATCCAAAATTGGCAGTGGAGCTACACCAAGAGGTGGCGAGTCGTCTTACAAAAAACATGGCATCAGCTTAATTAGAAGTCAAAATATTTATGATGATCGTTTCAAAGAGGAAGGATTAGCTTTTATCGACGATGAACAAGCAAAATTATTAGAAAATGTCATAGTAGAAGAAAACGATGTATTGTTTAACATTACAGGTGCGTCTGTTGCTAGATGCTATGTTATTGATAAAAAGTACTTACCTGCACGAGTAAATCAACATGTTGCTATTATTCGTCCAACAAAAGAAATACTACCGCAATATCTCCATCATATTTTAATTAGCCCAGCCATTAAAAAAGAATTACTTAATATAGCATCAGGTAGCTCAACCAGAGAGGCTATTACCAAATCTCAATTAGAAGAATTCAAAATACCCGTACCTGATTTAAAAACACAGCAGCGGATTGTTGCGGAAATTACGGTATTGGAGCAAAAGATTAAAGCGGCGCAGGCGGTGATGGATGGCGCAGCAGCGCGGAAGGCGGCGATTGTGAAAAAACACCTATAA
- a CDS encoding Uma2 family endonuclease — MSAATHEHEHGETESDIAFHLKSFLRQHKLGKVMTGEVGIFIRRNPDSIRAADVLFISHERLLQVQSKSYLDVAPELVVEVLSPRDSWVDMADKLEEYFSIGVLQVWFANPRNKTLQVFTSVTDSVLLRGEDHLPEMAFLPGFTLAVSDIYS, encoded by the coding sequence ATGTCTGCCGCGACACATGAACATGAACACGGCGAAACAGAAAGCGACATTGCCTTTCACCTCAAAAGCTTTTTGCGCCAGCACAAACTGGGCAAAGTCATGACGGGCGAGGTCGGTATATTCATCCGCCGTAACCCTGACAGCATCCGTGCGGCTGATGTGCTATTCATATCACACGAACGTTTACTGCAAGTGCAATCCAAATCGTATCTGGATGTTGCGCCGGAATTGGTTGTGGAAGTCTTGTCACCGCGTGATTCGTGGGTCGATATGGCGGACAAGCTGGAAGAGTATTTTTCTATCGGTGTCTTGCAAGTGTGGTTCGCCAACCCTCGCAATAAGACTTTGCAGGTATTTACCTCTGTGACCGATTCGGTGTTGTTGCGGGGTGAAGATCATTTGCCTGAAATGGCATTCTTACCCGGTTTTACGCTCGCTGTCAGCGACATTTATAGTTAA
- the crcB gene encoding fluoride efflux transporter CrcB, with amino-acid sequence MWKTFLAIAIGAALGAWLRWLLGLKLNTLLPHLAVGTLTANLLGAYIIGLAIAFFTSMNLSPEWKLLIITGFCGSLTTFSTFSAEVMLLFQNGRMAWAAGVISVHVIGSLLMTLAGMATWQWLRTS; translated from the coding sequence ATGTGGAAAACCTTCCTCGCTATCGCCATTGGCGCAGCACTCGGCGCATGGTTACGCTGGTTGCTGGGCTTGAAGCTCAACACGTTGTTGCCGCATCTGGCGGTGGGTACGCTGACTGCGAATCTGTTGGGGGCGTATATCATCGGCTTGGCGATTGCGTTTTTCACCAGCATGAATCTGTCACCGGAATGGAAGCTGCTGATCATTACCGGCTTTTGCGGCAGTTTGACGACGTTTTCGACGTTTTCGGCGGAGGTGATGTTGTTGTTCCAGAACGGGCGTATGGCATGGGCAGCGGGGGTTATTAGCGTGCACGTGATCGGTTCGTTGCTCATGACGCTGGCAGGTATGGCAACATGGCAGTGGTTACGAACCTCTTAA
- the recQ gene encoding DNA helicase RecQ, which yields MQRAYHILNNTYGYTDFRLNQRDIIGSLLQDHDVLALMPTGGGKSLCYQIPALVRDGVGIIVSPLIALMQDQVDALLQLGIRAAYLNSTLNYGAVQRVERELLAGEIDLLYVAPERLLSEKMLPLLERLHTTIGISLFAIDEAHCVSQWGHDFRPEYQQLSMLAERFPGVPRIALTATADQRTRQEIIEQLRLQRADIYVNSFDRPNIHYTIQQGQQARQQLWQFIDAHHSQDAGIVYCLSRKKVEDTAAWLAQQGRTALPYHAGMDADTRRHHQQRFLREDGVIIVATIAFGMGIDKPDVRFVAHLSLPKSIEAYYQETGRAGRDGLPANAWMSYGLQDVITLRQMMLESTASEQQKRIEHHKLQAMLGLCEMTTCRRQALLSYFGEPTPQPCGNCDNCRNPPEVWEAAVAAQKALSCVYRTGQRFGVNYIIEVLLGKDDERIRQFRHEQLSTFGIGKEHSEAEWRNIFRQLIALGYLTVDVDGHGGLRLTDNARPLLRGEIELHLRKEQKRERVRRDRVRGDPVAKPRFNRDTMPIEVEALWEALRALRLRLSQEQGVPPYVIFHDSTLLQMADERPQTLEAMRGIAGIGERKLAQYGQAFLDVVLGA from the coding sequence ATGCAACGTGCCTACCACATTCTCAACAACACCTATGGCTATACCGATTTTCGCCTGAATCAGCGCGATATTATCGGCTCATTGCTGCAAGACCACGATGTTCTCGCGCTCATGCCGACGGGCGGCGGTAAATCGCTGTGTTACCAGATTCCGGCGTTGGTGCGCGATGGCGTGGGCATTATCGTGTCGCCGCTGATTGCGTTGATGCAGGATCAGGTCGATGCCTTGCTGCAACTCGGTATCCGTGCCGCTTACCTCAATTCCACGCTCAACTACGGTGCGGTGCAGCGGGTAGAACGCGAATTGCTGGCGGGTGAAATCGACCTGCTCTACGTTGCACCCGAACGTTTGCTCAGCGAAAAAATGCTGCCCTTGCTGGAACGTTTGCACACCACCATCGGTATCAGCCTGTTCGCTATCGACGAAGCACATTGTGTGTCGCAATGGGGGCATGATTTCCGACCGGAATACCAGCAATTGTCGATGCTGGCAGAACGTTTCCCCGGTGTGCCGCGCATTGCGCTGACGGCGACGGCGGATCAGCGTACTCGTCAGGAAATCATTGAGCAGTTGCGCCTGCAACGCGCCGATATTTACGTCAACAGTTTTGACCGCCCCAATATCCACTACACCATCCAGCAGGGGCAGCAGGCGCGGCAACAATTGTGGCAGTTTATCGACGCGCATCATTCGCAGGATGCGGGGATTGTTTACTGCCTGTCGCGCAAAAAGGTCGAAGATACCGCCGCGTGGCTGGCGCAACAGGGGCGCACCGCCTTGCCGTATCATGCGGGGATGGATGCGGATACGCGCCGTCATCATCAGCAACGTTTCCTGCGCGAAGATGGCGTGATCATCGTTGCCACCATCGCCTTCGGCATGGGGATTGATAAGCCGGATGTGCGTTTCGTGGCGCATTTGAGCTTGCCGAAAAGCATCGAAGCCTATTATCAGGAAACCGGGCGGGCGGGGCGTGACGGTTTGCCCGCGAATGCGTGGATGTCGTATGGCCTGCAAGATGTCATCACTTTGCGCCAGATGATGCTGGAATCCACCGCCAGCGAGCAGCAAAAGCGCATCGAACACCACAAGCTGCAAGCGATGTTGGGCTTGTGCGAAATGACCACCTGCCGCCGCCAAGCCTTGTTGAGCTACTTCGGTGAACCGACCCCGCAACCGTGTGGCAATTGCGATAATTGCCGGAATCCGCCGGAAGTGTGGGAAGCAGCGGTGGCGGCGCAAAAAGCCTTGTCGTGCGTGTACCGCACCGGGCAGCGTTTCGGGGTGAATTACATTATCGAGGTGTTGCTGGGCAAGGATGATGAGCGCATCCGCCAGTTTCGCCACGAACAGCTTTCCACCTTTGGGATTGGTAAGGAGCATTCGGAGGCGGAATGGCGCAATATTTTCCGCCAACTGATTGCGCTGGGGTATTTGACGGTGGATGTGGACGGGCATGGCGGTTTGCGTTTGACCGATAACGCCCGCCCGTTATTGCGCGGGGAAATTGAGCTGCATTTGCGCAAAGAGCAGAAGCGCGAACGGGTGCGGCGTGATCGTGTGCGGGGTGATCCTGTCGCCAAACCTCGGTTTAATCGCGATACCATGCCCATTGAGGTGGAAGCCTTGTGGGAAGCTTTGCGTGCGCTGCGCCTACGCTTGTCACAGGAACAGGGTGTGCCGCCGTATGTCATTTTCCACGATTCCACCTTGCTGCAAATGGCGGATGAACGCCCGCAAACGCTGGAGGCGATGCGGGGTATTGCGGGGATAGGGGAGCGTAAGTTGGCGCAGTATGGGCAGGCGTTTTTGGATGTGGTGTTGGGGGCGTGA
- a CDS encoding DUF3368 domain-containing protein, translating into MSNASPLIFLSKLGELELLTHCFAEISIPQAVRAEVGDLSLPAFVQVQTISEFGKHYVAGSIGTLHAGELEAMVLAQETAADFVLLDDLRARQKAKRMGLNMIGTLGVLQLAHAQGLIGRDKLLAHYDALVNQHGMWLSDKMLQQLKSV; encoded by the coding sequence GTGTCTAATGCCAGTCCGTTGATTTTTCTGTCCAAGCTGGGCGAATTGGAATTGTTGACGCATTGTTTTGCTGAAATCAGTATTCCGCAGGCAGTGCGTGCAGAAGTGGGGGATTTGTCTTTGCCCGCGTTTGTGCAGGTACAAACCATTTCCGAGTTTGGTAAGCATTATGTGGCGGGTTCTATCGGCACGCTTCATGCGGGCGAGTTGGAGGCAATGGTGTTGGCGCAGGAAACGGCGGCGGATTTTGTGCTGCTGGATGATTTACGCGCCCGCCAGAAAGCCAAACGCATGGGGTTGAACATGATCGGTACGCTGGGTGTGTTGCAGTTAGCTCATGCGCAAGGGCTGATTGGGCGTGACAAGTTGTTGGCGCATTATGACGCGCTGGTGAATCAGCATGGCATGTGGTTGTCTGACAAGATGCTCCAGCAGCTTAAGAGCGTTTGA